The genomic region GGCTAGTTTCAAGGAGTCTGTCTCTCTGTGAGCCAAGACAGGCTCCTCCAGAGGTGTTGACTCTTTGGTAGACGAGTCCGTAATGGTGGGCGTTTTCTCCGCAGCTTTGTAGGCGTCTTCCAAACTTCGAGTCAGATTTGCTACCATTTCTTTAGCTTCGTCCCTTTCACGTGCCGTTTGCTCGATTTCTATTTGCAAACTTCTCCTGACTTCTGCAGAGTCCTTCATCTCCTCCAACGACCTGGTCAAATCGCTGACCTGCAACTGCAGCAAGTCTTTTTCCTTGGTGATATTCGAAATACGGGTTTCCAAGTCTTGTACCAGTTCAGAATCTGTCGAGTTTCTCAGTTCCCCTTCTAAATTGGCAATTTGTAGCTTGCACGACTCCAACAGAACGTTCTGCTGGTCACGTTCAGCAGTCAGCTTATCAATCGCCTCCGTTGCAGCATCTATGTCCGCGTTTCTTGAGTCGAGATGTCTGTCCTTCGCGGTCAGCATATGTTCCCGTATTTCCAGGTTTGCCCGAGCTGCGAACAACTCCTGCTTCGTGGTTTCGAAGTCAGTGACACATTGATAATATTTCTGCGACATCTGGGACCTCTCCTCGATCATCTGCCTCTGCAACTCACTGACCTCTTGGGTGAGATTCGAATATTGCGCCTCCTTCTCGCTTAACAGAGCTTGAAGTCTTTGTACTTCCGCGTCGCCCAGGAGATTGGAATCGGAAGCGGATGTAGTTCCAAAAATCTTGGAAGCATCGAACAACTGAGGTACATTGTCTCTTTCGTTGGCTGCAAAGTCCCGAGGAGACGCTTCTCGTTTACTTATCGATTTCTCAACGCACGGTTCACTCTGGTTTTTGTAAGCCTCCAATTCGATCCTTAGATCTTCTACCGTTTTCTCGGTCGCATTTTGATCAGCCTTTAAGGACGTTATTTCCTGCACATAGTTGATTTTCGCATTCTCCAATAATTGTTCTGCTTGCACTCGTTGCTCCTCTTCGGACTTCAGCAATGCAGTTTGAGAGTGCAGTTGCTGTTCTAGCTGATCTGCGTGCTCCTGAATATGTTGCAACTGTTGTTGCACGTTTAACAACTTCGATTCGCTGTCCTCGCATTTCTTCATCAACTCCGAGTTCAAGGAATCAACATTCTCTAGTTTTTCCGCGCCTTGCTTGTTCGCTTCCAATGCTTGTTCAGCTGCAGTTAGTTTTTCCTCTAGAGTAGCGTTCGCAGATTCTAAGCCTTCGATCTTCtctaataaatctttattttcttTTAGAGCTTCATCCAATTTTGCTTTCACTTCTTCGTGAGTCGATGCCAACGCATCATACTGGAACATCAGTTGGTTATAAGGATCCTCCAGGGACCTGTTACGCATAGCTGTTTGATTCATCAGGTCGTTGAACCTGATAGACTCTCTCATGTGAACCAAAGTACCAATCGAATTGGCCAACTCGTTATCTAAATTGTCTATTTCTGCTTCTTGTTCATGTAGCTTCGCCTCCAACGCTTGCACCACTGTTTGACACTGTTCGCAATGATTACAATGTTGAGTGCCAGGAGTCTTTGACTCATCCTCGACAACTTCATCCTCTACGGTTTGAGTGGTAGCCACAGTGGTAGCCGCAGTGGTAGCCGCAGTGGTAGCCGCAGTGGTGCTGATCTCCTTTTGCATTTGTTCCAATAACACTCTTCGATCCTCCGACTCTTTCTCCACGTTTTCCAACTTCTCATTGATCTCCGACTGTTTCGAGGACAGCAGAGCATTCTCGGCTATCAGATTCTTTATTATAGCAAGTTGTTCAACGTATTCTGCCTCCATGACCTGCATTCGCACGCTAAGTTCCCTTGCCTTCTCCTTGACTTCGTCCAACTCCAGTTGTTTGCGTTCGTTCTCTGTAGCGATCTGCTGTTTGTAAGCCTCGTATTCCGAGATCATGTTTTGTTTCATCTCTTGTTCGGTTGCATGCTCCGCCGTTAAAGTGTCCAATTCAGTCTTCACCCTTACAGTTTCTTCCTCCATTTCTGTCATCTGTTGTACGAGCAACGACATCTTTTCTTTCGAATTGGTCAAGTCACTGGTGAGCTTGTCGATATTAATGAAAGCCTCTGCACTCTCGCTCCTCACCCGCATTAGTGTCTCTTCTAGATCTGCTATCAGATTGTCCTTCTCGAGCATCAAAATCTCCACATCCTGAATCTGCTTGTTCTTCGCCTCTTTTTCGTCTTTCTCAGTCATCCATTTTTCTTCGAGCTCCGTGACCCTAGTCTCGAGCTCCTGGCACACCGTTGACTTTTTCTTCAGATTCGCCGCTATTTTCTTCATCCTCTCTAATTGCGATTGGATCTTCTCCTCGGAGTTCTTCAATTTCTGCTCCATTTCGGCGACTTTAGCCTCCAAAGTAATTTTAACTTCTTCCGTTACATTTTGACCTACCAGCCTTTCTTTTTCTAGCAGTTCACTGTGCAATGTTTCACACTCTTGCGTCTTAGATTGTAGATCTGTGATTAAGTTCTCTATTCTTTGGTTCTGTAGTTCCATGTCCTCTGTGTGCTTCTGCTTCAGCTGTTCTGTTACCTTATATTGATTCTTTAATTCCTCTTGTAAATTATCGACAGAACTAGCCTGGTGGTATGAACTGTTCATCAATTCCTGAATATGTTTTTCATCTTCTTCTTTGTCGTTCTTGAGCTCTGCGACTTCAGCATCCAAGTGTTCCTTTGCTGCTAATAAATTTGAAAGTTCTTGTTGTTTTTCGCTCAATCGTTGTTGCATCTCATCATTCTGTTGAGACAAATCCTTCACTTTCTCCAATAAATTACTATTTTCTTTTGTGGTAGCATTAATCTTATATTGAGTTTCATCGAGAATCATATCTTTATTCTTTAATTGTTCTAATAATTCGTTGTACTCTTCCAAAGATTTAGATTCGTCTACCTTCTCGTTTAAGTCAGTGACCTCTCTTCTCAAAGAAGAGAGTTCTTCTTCTTTACTTCTAATTGCACTATTAAAATTCGCGATGTCTTCAGAAGTTGACACTAATAAAGCATCTTTCTCTTGGATCAATATCTTCAAATTGCTCAGCTCATCCTGTAAGCTGTCGATCGcaatcattttattttgcaattctgtgtatttggtatgcaaCTCTTGATCTTTCTCTTGTATGATTTCTTTCAAGTTTGCGATGTCATTCTCCTTTTCAGATATCGCTGTCTGAAGTGTCTGAATCTTCAATTCGTACGAGGTGGTAATGTCTTGCAGATGTTGCTTCAACAAATTATTTTCGGCATCTTTTGCCTGTTTCTCTTCGTGTAATACGCCATTCTCTTTTTGCAATGTATTAAATTCCTCTTCGATCGAGGCTCTCTCCATCGATAATCCGCGAAGTTTCTCATGCATCTCCTTCAATTCAACCTCTAAACTTTCAATTCTCTGTCCGGATGCATGATAATCGCGAATCGCTTTATCCTTCTCTTCTAATTCTGTTTCTTTACTCGCCAGTTTAACTTCCAATTTTCCTATTATACCAGTTTGTTCAACAAGCATCTTCTTTGCTTCTTCAATTTCCTGTTCTAACGAAGCAACAACAGATTTATCCGCTGCTTGATCATCGGACAcatctttatttaatttttcaagaAGAGATTCAACTTGTTCGTTTAGTTGTTGTTTCTCCTTATTCAATCTTTCTAACTTTTCAAGAAATTCTAACCCTTCACTGGCAGGTTCTTCGGGCaatatttgattaattttctGGAATAATTCATTCTTCTCTCCCATTACTGTTGCCAAGTCTCCCTTCAATTTCTCATTAAACGTTTCAAGTTCCGACATTCTACCAAGAATCTTCTCATTTTCTTTTAGCAATTCTTCCACCCTGGATGTCAAATGACTTGTTTCGGAATCCTGAGCGGTGGCCTCACGCGATTTCTCTAAGGTGTTACGCAATTCCTTTATCTCTTTTTCCAAATGAACTTTTTCTTCCAATAGCACATCGATTTGTGTTGTTAGATCAATTTCCCTCTTTGATCTTTCAGAAAGATCTTCTGACCTAACAGTTGAAATCTCTGCAGTTAAAGTTTCGATTTTCTTTTGCAAATTAGTATTTTCTAGTGTAATCTCTGATAATTGTGCCCTAAGAGTAGATAATTCCACGGACTGATTATTATTTTCTTCCAATAAACTGTCGACTTTTAATTTCAAATCGTCATCAGATTTCGATTCCTTTCGATTGGTTTCTATGTATTCCAATTGCTCTTCCAGTTTCGTGAGTTTAATTACTAACTCGTTATTTTCTTGAGTAAGAAGATCAATTTTCGTCGTACTCTCGTTATGCTCTGGAATACGATCAAATGATTCCGTTGATCCCGTGTCAGAAGATCCTTTCTCTTCTATTCGACTCAATTTCATCGTCAAGTCGGTGTTCTCTTGAGTCAATTGGTCGATTTTCTTTAACAATTCATTCTTGTCTGTATCGTTTATAGTttcaaacgattctgtagatcCAGCATGCGAATTGCCTACCTCCTGAACTTTGTTCAATTTAATAGCTAATTCGTTATTCTTCTGAATCAGATCCTCGACTTTCTTCAACAAATCACCCTTATCCATTTCCTGTATCGCTTCAAATGACTCGGTAGAGCCAGTGTCGTAAGCTCCTTTCTCTTCCATCTTCGATATTCTGTTATAGAGATCAGTATTTTCTTGTGTCAACACTTCTATCCGCCTAATCAATTCAGCCTGATTCTCCTCCAACGAAGACTTCAATTTATTTTCAGTTTGTAGTTTCTGCAAAGCTTCCAACTGTTCTTCGAAATCAACAACTTTCATTTCTGCGGTCACTCTTAGATTTTCAGACTCTGCATTTTCCGCTTCCAAAGATGAAACTTCCTGCTTCGCCATATGGAGTTCTGTAACACGCATTGCATATAAATCTCCGCGTAACCGATGTCTCGTGTTTAGTAATCTTAATTCATGATTTTATATGAAACATTAATTAATTGAGAAATTAATATAGAGAACAGGATATAATCAATTACCTTGCGTAAGATCCAATTTTTGATTCTCTAACGCGGCAATGGCCTCAATTTGcatttcaatttcttttgcCTGATCAGAAACTTTACTTTCGAGGTAAACAATCTGTTCTTGCCAATCCCCTGCCGAGGCTGTGCAAATTGTACAACATGCCAATGATGCATATAGCTGACATTATACATAGTAAATCTTAATGAATAGTAAGTGCAAAGCAAGCAaattgaaaacaaaaaaaaatcggaaaatttgtattcacaaTTTTAAACACGTTAATTATTTCTAAAGGATTAGTTTTTGACAATTTTGTAATAAGCGCAATCGACAGCTTTAAAACCATACGTTTTGCAAACAACTAAACAATCACTGAAAGCCAGTAAGAATTGGTTTTTTCATTACTTCATTTGTTAATATTGCACGGCATTAATTACACTGTGTCCTAAATCAGATAATTTCACATAATACTGCAATATATGAATAATACAATAAAGTAATATATGATGAAtggtattaaaaaaagaaaaaaatgatttaatgCATTGTTCATGCTAGTAAGTTGACTATACTAATAATGATATAGTAACATGTATTATGTAAACTTATAACATAATGTTACGTtctaaaaaataattctatttctacGAAATTAGAGTATAGCAAACTTTGACAAGTAAAGTAGGTACCatgttatattaaattattaaaatatatcccATGTAATATAATTGATTAGTACTCCGAACAAAGGTTTAAAGAATTTAGTATATATCTAACTAATTACATAAGAATGCTCCATCACCAGAAAGTAGCATATTTCTAACTGTTTCAAGATCAATATTCCTTTAATACAATAAGCATCGCGAAAAAAAATTATCAACAGTGTATTTCAAACGACTATTTCGTTTCAAATCAAATCTCAAACAATACAATAGAAGTGCTTTGTATATATTatcaaatatatgtacatagaaaTTGGAACTTCTCCGCAGCAAGGATAATAGGGCTATGGATAACAAATTGCTTTGAGAATAATATAAACGGACAATGCATTGCACGTACAATTGGTAACAAAACTAGAACAATGGAAACAGCAATGACAGAATTTCTGTCCTGGTTCCTACCTTTAAGCTCGTCAAAGTCTACCAGATTCAGCTGAAGGTTACCTTTCTCCTCCTCTAGCAATGCCACTTGATTCGCCAATCTAACAAGTTCCGCATTTGTGTCTGACACCTGAATCAAAATATTtccgaataaaaataatttcttctTGGTAATTTATATTCTCGGATAATACAAACACTTAAAGAAAAACGCCTTACCATTTTGAAACCCTCTAATTGCTTTTGCAAATTCTTTATTTTACTTTTATGTTGCGCTTTTATTTTGATCATGCTTCTATTTAAGTCCTCCAATTCTTTAGTCAGTTTCACCACCTTTTCGTCCTTATTAACTGTGCTTTCATCTGGTAATCTGGCTGCAATATCACTCTTTTCTTCTTCGAGTTTATGTACCAAATTTTCAAGATCAGTAATTTTATTTGcatattcttcatttttcaGTGTCATATCGGCCAACAATTTTTGCAATTCCACTTTAGACTCTTCTTCAAGAAGTTTATTCGATTGTTTCAACTCCTCCACTaaattttcaagttcaactaTTCGATTGTCCTTTTCTATTACTGCACCGTTACCGTTACCGTGGGCGGATATATTCACAATTTTATCTTGCAAATCAGCAACacttttttgcaattcatatTTCTCGTCTTGCAATTGTTTGTGACTATGTTCCAATTTTCCCAATTTATATTGCAAATCATCAACCGACGGATCTCTTTCTATCCCAGCACCAGATTCGAATTTAAATATTCGTTGATTAGCTTccgctaattttatttcgtaatcCTGCAGCTGCTGAAGAAGGTTATCATTTTTCGCTTTAAGCGAAGATTCTATAAGGACAAAATTTTCTTGCATTGATTTCATTGCTTCCTTGGTCTCTAGTAATGTATCCATTGTGGAACGGGAAAAATCGGCACTTGCAGATTCGGATAACTTTTGTTTGTTGACTTCTTGTTCATACCTGAATACAAACAACAAAAATTATTAAGTAGTTATTTTTGTAAATGTTCCTTAATAAATCACAAAATTACGATTTCCGAGaacaaatttgtaaaattaCCGATCGAGTGATTCTTCTAATTCCGTTATTTTATTATCCCTTTCTTGTAACTGCATTAAaagattttcatttttattttttaatgaagatTCCATAAGTACAAAATGTTTTTGCATTGTTCGCATTTCATCTTTT from Lasioglossum baleicum chromosome 2, iyLasBale1, whole genome shotgun sequence harbors:
- the LOC143220606 gene encoding uncharacterized protein LOC143220606 isoform X3, whose amino-acid sequence is MWDTSGEPPGEKEGASSDSMMQAQDTCEPKSPVESLEEIMTKSKPSSKKQEEVQEYARRLSKIKSRTKLSRRNKEGNMPPRDTLHTSDATLPDTSDKVIDDISQAKTAKAKSTLLQKKLAEDRKVFEQRNKERTETKRAVEEKVEAIRQQLEEKDVSHSDLALMNVQKDQLSVTPIKPVMITSEVMSPVQIENIREKENKIAELNNKIAELEATVVDLQENLKEKDSVIESKTKAVTLMSADLSKKGKTTLDTLEDTKDEMRTMQKHFVLMESSLKNKNENLLMQLQERDNKITELEESLDRYEQEVNKQKLSESASADFSRSTMDTLLETKEAMKSMQENFVLIESSLKAKNDNLLQQLQDYEIKLAEANQRIFKFESGAGIERDPSVDDLQYKLGKLEHSHKQLQDEKYELQKSVADLQDKIVNISAHGNGNGAVIEKDNRIVELENLVEELKQSNKLLEEESKVELQKLLADMTLKNEEYANKITDLENLVHKLEEEKSDIAARLPDESTVNKDEKVVKLTKELEDLNRSMIKIKAQHKSKIKNLQKQLEGFKMVSDTNAELVRLANQVALLEEEKASAGDWQEQIVYLESKVSDQAKEIEMQIEAIAALENQKLDLTQELHMAKQEVSSLEAENAESENLRVTAEMKVVDFEEQLEALQKLQTENKLKSSLEENQAELIRRIEVLTQENTDLYNRISKMEEKGAYDTGSTESFEAIQEMDKGDLLKKVEDLIQKNNELAIKLNKVQEVGNSHAGSTESFETINDTDKNELLKKIDQLTQENTDLTMKLSRIEEKGSSDTGSTESFDRIPEHNESTTKIDLLTQENNELVIKLTKLEEQLEYIETNRKESKSDDDLKLKVDSLLEENNNQSVELSTLRAQLSEITLENTNLQKKIETLTAEISTVRSEDLSERSKREIDLTTQIDVLLEEKVHLEKEIKELRNTLEKSREATAQDSETSHLTSRVEELLKENEKILGRMSELETFNEKLKGDLATVMGEKNELFQKINQILPEEPASEGLEFLEKLERLNKEKQQLNEQVESLLEKLNKDVSDDQAADKSVVASLEQEIEEAKKMLVEQTGIIGKLEVKLASKETELEEKDKAIRDYHASGQRIESLEVELKEMHEKLRGLSMERASIEEEFNTLQKENGVLHEEKQAKDAENNLLKQHLQDITTSYELKIQTLQTAISEKENDIANLKEIIQEKDQELHTKYTELQNKMIAIDSLQDELSNLKILIQEKDALLVSTSEDIANFNSAIRSKEEELSSLRREVTDLNEKVDESKSLEEYNELLEQLKNKDMILDETQYKINATTKENSNLLEKVKDLSQQNDEMQQRLSEKQQELSNLLAAKEHLDAEVAELKNDKEEDEKHIQELMNSSYHQASSVDNLQEELKNQYKVTEQLKQKHTEDMELQNQRIENLITDLQSKTQECETLHSELLEKERLVGQNVTEEVKITLEAKVAEMEQKLKNSEEKIQSQLERMKKIAANLKKKSTVCQELETRVTELEEKWMTEKDEKEAKNKQIQDVEILMLEKDNLIADLEETLMRVRSESAEAFINIDKLTSDLTNSKEKMSLLVQQMTEMEEETVRVKTELDTLTAEHATEQEMKQNMISEYEAYKQQIATENERKQLELDEVKEKARELSVRMQVMEAEYVEQLAIIKNLIAENALLSSKQSEINEKLENVEKESEDRRVLLEQMQKEISTTAATTAATTAATTVATTQTVEDEVVEDESKTPGTQHCNHCEQCQTVVQALEAKLHEQEAEIDNLDNELANSIGTLVHMRESIRFNDLMNQTAMRNRSLEDPYNQLMFQYDALASTHEEVKAKLDEALKENKDLLEKIEGLESANATLEEKLTAAEQALEANKQGAEKLENVDSLNSELMKKCEDSESKLLNVQQQLQHIQEHADQLEQQLHSQTALLKSEEEQRVQAEQLLENAKINYVQEITSLKADQNATEKTVEDLRIELEAYKNQSEPCVEKSISKREASPRDFAANERDNVPQLFDASKIFGTTSASDSNLLGDAEVQRLQALLSEKEAQYSNLTQEVSELQRQMIEERSQMSQKYYQCVTDFETTKQELFAARANLEIREHMLTAKDRHLDSRNADIDAATEAIDKLTAERDQQNVLLESCKLQIANLEGELRNSTDSELVQDLETRISNITKEKDLLQLQVSDLTRSLEEMKDSAEVRRSLQIEIEQTARERDEAKEMVANLTRSLEDAYKAAEKTPTITDSSTKESTPLEEPVLAHRETDSLKLAAESVKEIAVPLDTWDAGSSEKLNVDEETWGWNAEDAELVGEQQVSTSLVPSTEIQLRAQVDDLQDRIKDLEKEKDRLTEENKHIQLRSGKMIKKLKEYKVQVENLQQQLKIQKSTSDFYELDSAIEEELKSQINKLEKALHEVKEEQKNMLVEKDALMKRLDILVAANERYMEMKERQCMDMEVLRIRNKELSDKVEFLNKCLQKTEAGVEDSDALREEGPVAPEEETKPVHRQKRSVDGEDLEVLCKKYKDEVDDLKDEMEALATENEQLQHFLEEQKVKLSTLESKRTADENESIQIVEDLNKRISELQSMLSKSREEYDLLRKQYEQSLMDANDQVSAMRQNADFLKEETFEKISKLEMNIADLHVQLEASESNAKGLRENLQETIQENTSLKEKLFDTTAFSEKQLFSMNASMAEVTELLNVRIQEVADLKQALQKQYIDHEEVIAKLQESMQQQHQELNDKMQQMKRLEAALEASANTCSLEKEQELDVLRRNLAESESAQELLQLNLASMKEQLLEKEFQNEEIVRTHLTENKGYMDTIEGLQKRLKDAEEMSNQVQDYVSRIQSLEQEFEAAKVTLVEKDTALEHYTRESAECKLNLESSRAEINKLRTELRLHTVADVLRDELLEKTEQVNRLSAELKAVEVALNEARENLNEKQMELDRLSAAQQEKPHQSSSEIIDGLPVFKMGDDSDKLRQTIDSMQAELDRRQDEIEHFKYILNENTYPSIIQEMQDRIDGLYNEKSELTSSLEAAALQSEEKDKQIDSLIQRIETQSQEQTQEEEATVSTKVRRSVEDQEEIVQLQNDLHAKEQEINELKYVIAEKDSQLSLQASMEPQSDDFELREMVQRLTTELYAKEQEIQQLKSMITGLQQEVARLQEFERLSDETRNAIQRLNAEKEQVRLQAQEYLEQKLKEKEAEIDEIKERLSIENKNILGELQLRDKDIENMKLELEDCSLVERKLKDMLNGREEELVHMSTDLAEKERRLAELSITKDTELHNLKVLIHEKDVRIEELLALSDEEEKQLKELKNTLEARETEIISLKTLLEDKVKEYELIQNVLKKDIPIMDPSAIRGAQASGEESGTSTSQELDLALYMLHQRDVRCEELTHELMQLLEERDTLQLRLSNAIRVNEDLRKGASADVSLTKEPSVSGSSEPLIEHPSPSKSEGPVEIAKEAIDAPIGEDKETLALKLSQLHTVSHAKDVRLRDERELRHTQQMSLLAHKDVLSTLPPEAAARLVNANYTLSRDVQSQSSVLLNWLWGKSTPKVVHM